In Microbulbifer celer, a single window of DNA contains:
- a CDS encoding DUF11 domain-containing protein: MLCCAPLLAQSTYGQSDQSQPDFGACDSRIWIVGASASGRTALMPVDHDGPEIDLHPAGDPGAEIQISAPAFHHGERQVFGIGAGSDGRFQLLRVHGDGAVTAEASLNGVVADWQPAAGAIDLDDNYFVAAGNSKALYRINLNDGEVHKLPMDRSLLLSGLTWYDGHLYGLTGDRKVVVLDSSEPEGPLSITPLLGADSDLDLRGLFSATEGVYGYDAEGRVYRLHAETGVASQVALWGPVTNGMPVRCVQSPFQATSPGQRFHMSRKSHVEGEVGSQRMPSADIYLELQDDDSSFTAGGVQRYSLTVGSNSPGRVENLPVTVPVPAGVTRVAWRCVAEAGARCEVASGTGPIDTLVHLDGGTVRFIIEQQIAEQLVGSVTTTVSAAPPAGTVDPNPSNNNIRHTNTRVLQEDFGRCDSRVFIHQGAGTTNLLLLEPGSGATTFIGNSPNVQYNAAAYNPDDNYIYAISSDYSLIRISSDGTSEVVRINIVPAADWVAGTFASDGYMYVTTSGAIQNVYRIDVTLQDPFVSQQLLFDTTQVTSSGDLAFYNGRMYTVDTGNNQLRSYDVVGQPNGAVLSVTKIGNGYSGAPVTSMWSGTNGVFGADDAGNVYQFDLTTGVPTRVGSAPTSSVSDGSHCNEAPFELSTDLGIFKSALDFNQYYKPTGEVTYQVLVYNNGPTPVQDAVVSDPLPAGITDATWTCSANGLASCGAASGSGDLLDTPDLQVNGQVTYLITIQIPRDFTGDLTNTATVEPPEGIVDSNPDDNTSTYNQQRIPLVQFEKVSIGGVGGFGFQTTNVQDGGPYLVTQQEGVPVQSGLYPAINPGQPITITENAINDPSFSLTDISCTGMSPGGNATVDLNARNVTFDSAATQPGADIFCTFTNESQQATLTIEKISIGGVGSFSFSVSNAGGSPNITTVEEGVAVQAPTQTIVNPGQQVSVSEPTLPDGFTLTDISCTGLSDGGSADVDLDGRRVTIDGAGTQLGADIICTFTNTATPPASITLQKALPNGRFVDSDQFDLTISGAGGTSATTQGSGSQVSPVISATNPVVGQSYTLSEAGNGSTNLGNYATSYACTNALSGGQMPSGDGSSFSFTLNQGDQLSCTFTNTPLDRQADLAVTKTDNSDIYTPGSDVTYQIVVSNNGPDDVSEATLTDALPSAISNASWTCSAAGGASCGAASGSGAINDMPDIPVGGNVTYTFTLSVPADYSGSLANTATVAVPDGFVDPNPDNNAATDIDQRAPAVTIEKITEGDVGTFGFSGNNGIPSLDLTTVSEGVAVDSQLIYLLSADTETTITEGSIPDTFELSAISCTGLGSGGTASVDLSGGSVTLDAAAIAPNTDIVCTFTNTRLATDLAVTKTAPVDTVQTGDQVTYTLTVDNLGPNDTTNAVLTDTPDNNQNCAAPDSVTCSASGGAQCPAPPIDVNALLGSGVIIPSLPANSEVIFTVVCDVTGTGNP; this comes from the coding sequence ATGCTGTGCTGTGCACCGTTACTGGCGCAGTCCACCTACGGGCAATCCGATCAATCGCAGCCGGATTTCGGAGCCTGCGATAGTCGTATCTGGATTGTGGGAGCCAGCGCATCCGGGCGCACGGCGTTGATGCCGGTGGATCACGATGGGCCTGAAATCGACCTGCACCCTGCCGGTGATCCCGGTGCAGAAATTCAGATAAGCGCGCCGGCGTTCCATCACGGTGAGCGTCAGGTCTTCGGCATCGGCGCCGGCAGCGATGGCCGCTTTCAGTTACTGCGTGTACACGGTGATGGCGCGGTTACCGCGGAAGCGTCCCTGAACGGTGTCGTGGCGGACTGGCAGCCAGCCGCCGGGGCCATTGATCTCGACGATAACTATTTTGTCGCAGCAGGGAATTCCAAAGCGCTTTACCGGATAAACCTGAATGATGGTGAAGTGCATAAGCTGCCAATGGACCGGTCACTTCTGTTGAGTGGACTCACCTGGTATGACGGCCATCTGTATGGTTTGACCGGTGACCGGAAGGTTGTGGTATTGGATTCCAGCGAGCCAGAAGGCCCGCTCTCGATAACGCCGCTCTTGGGGGCAGATTCTGATCTGGACCTCCGCGGATTGTTTTCTGCGACAGAGGGCGTATATGGCTATGACGCCGAAGGCCGAGTTTATCGCTTGCACGCGGAAACCGGCGTAGCCAGCCAGGTCGCCCTTTGGGGACCGGTGACAAATGGTATGCCGGTGCGATGTGTACAGTCGCCGTTCCAGGCCACATCCCCTGGCCAGCGTTTCCATATGAGCCGTAAGTCCCACGTTGAAGGCGAAGTGGGTAGCCAGCGTATGCCGTCGGCAGATATCTATCTGGAGCTGCAGGATGACGACAGCAGCTTTACCGCAGGTGGAGTGCAGCGCTACAGCCTTACCGTGGGCAGTAATAGCCCAGGCAGGGTGGAGAACCTTCCCGTAACCGTACCGGTACCCGCGGGTGTTACCAGAGTCGCCTGGCGTTGCGTCGCCGAAGCCGGTGCGCGCTGCGAAGTGGCGTCGGGCACCGGCCCGATTGATACCCTCGTGCATCTGGACGGCGGGACCGTCCGCTTTATCATCGAGCAGCAGATAGCAGAGCAGCTTGTCGGCTCTGTCACCACTACCGTTTCCGCAGCACCGCCCGCGGGCACGGTAGATCCGAACCCGAGTAACAACAATATCCGTCATACCAATACCCGTGTATTGCAGGAAGATTTTGGCCGCTGTGACAGTCGGGTATTCATCCATCAGGGCGCGGGTACCACCAATCTGCTGTTACTGGAGCCGGGAAGCGGAGCGACGACATTTATTGGCAATTCTCCCAACGTGCAGTACAACGCGGCCGCCTACAATCCCGATGATAATTACATCTACGCCATTTCTTCAGATTATTCGCTGATCAGAATCTCCAGTGATGGGACCTCCGAAGTCGTACGGATCAATATTGTTCCGGCGGCAGACTGGGTTGCCGGTACTTTCGCCAGTGATGGCTATATGTACGTCACTACCAGCGGTGCAATTCAGAACGTATACCGTATTGATGTCACATTGCAGGATCCGTTTGTCTCCCAGCAACTGCTCTTTGACACCACCCAAGTGACCAGCTCGGGGGATTTGGCGTTCTATAACGGTCGGATGTACACGGTGGATACGGGTAATAACCAGCTGCGTTCCTATGATGTGGTGGGCCAGCCGAACGGTGCGGTTTTGTCTGTAACGAAAATTGGCAATGGCTATTCAGGGGCACCGGTAACCTCGATGTGGTCCGGCACTAACGGCGTGTTCGGAGCCGACGATGCGGGTAATGTTTACCAGTTTGATTTGACCACCGGCGTGCCCACCCGAGTCGGCTCAGCGCCAACCTCCAGCGTAAGTGACGGCTCCCACTGCAACGAGGCGCCGTTTGAGCTCTCTACGGATCTTGGCATATTCAAGTCTGCACTGGATTTCAATCAGTATTACAAGCCCACTGGTGAAGTAACCTATCAGGTTCTAGTTTATAACAATGGCCCCACGCCGGTTCAGGATGCCGTAGTGAGTGACCCGTTGCCGGCGGGAATTACCGATGCTACCTGGACCTGTAGTGCTAACGGGCTGGCCAGCTGCGGTGCGGCCAGTGGCAGTGGCGACCTGCTGGATACGCCGGATCTGCAGGTAAACGGGCAGGTGACATACCTGATAACAATACAGATTCCGCGCGATTTCACCGGTGATCTGACCAACACGGCCACCGTGGAGCCACCGGAGGGAATTGTAGATTCCAACCCTGATGACAATACGAGTACATACAACCAGCAACGTATCCCACTGGTGCAGTTTGAAAAAGTTTCCATCGGTGGCGTTGGTGGTTTTGGATTCCAGACCACCAATGTGCAGGACGGTGGGCCTTATCTGGTTACCCAACAGGAGGGGGTGCCAGTTCAGAGTGGCCTGTATCCGGCGATCAATCCGGGGCAGCCGATAACGATCACGGAGAATGCGATCAACGATCCCAGCTTCAGCCTGACCGATATCAGCTGCACTGGTATGTCTCCCGGCGGTAACGCGACGGTAGATCTGAACGCGCGCAACGTGACCTTTGACAGCGCCGCCACGCAGCCCGGTGCTGATATCTTCTGTACTTTTACCAATGAATCGCAACAGGCGACACTCACGATTGAGAAAATATCCATTGGTGGTGTGGGCAGTTTCAGCTTCAGCGTCAGCAATGCCGGTGGCTCGCCCAATATCACCACTGTGGAAGAGGGGGTCGCAGTCCAGGCGCCAACGCAGACGATCGTCAATCCGGGCCAGCAGGTCAGCGTCAGTGAACCTACACTTCCCGATGGTTTTACCCTGACTGATATCAGTTGTACGGGGCTTTCCGATGGCGGTAGTGCCGACGTGGATCTGGATGGGCGTCGGGTAACCATTGACGGTGCCGGCACTCAACTGGGCGCCGATATCATCTGTACTTTTACCAATACCGCGACGCCGCCGGCCAGTATCACGCTGCAGAAGGCGCTGCCGAACGGACGTTTTGTGGATAGTGATCAATTTGATCTGACCATCAGTGGTGCGGGTGGTACAAGTGCCACCACCCAGGGCTCGGGAAGTCAGGTTTCTCCTGTCATCAGTGCTACCAACCCGGTAGTGGGGCAGAGTTACACACTCTCGGAAGCCGGAAACGGGTCGACCAACCTGGGTAACTATGCGACCTCCTATGCCTGCACCAACGCGTTGTCCGGTGGTCAGATGCCCAGCGGTGATGGCAGCAGTTTCAGTTTTACCCTGAATCAGGGCGACCAGTTGAGCTGTACCTTCACCAATACGCCCCTCGATCGCCAGGCGGATCTGGCGGTAACCAAAACGGATAACAGCGATATCTACACTCCCGGTAGCGATGTAACCTATCAGATTGTGGTCAGCAATAATGGGCCTGACGATGTGTCCGAGGCGACGTTAACCGATGCCTTACCTTCGGCGATCAGCAACGCAAGTTGGACCTGCAGTGCCGCCGGTGGGGCAAGTTGTGGCGCAGCCAGTGGCAGCGGTGCGATCAATGACATGCCGGATATCCCTGTAGGGGGAAATGTGACTTACACCTTTACCCTCTCGGTGCCGGCGGATTACTCCGGCAGTCTTGCCAATACCGCGACCGTGGCGGTACCGGATGGTTTTGTTGACCCGAACCCGGACAACAATGCAGCCACGGATATTGACCAGCGGGCGCCTGCGGTGACGATTGAGAAAATTACCGAAGGTGATGTGGGCACCTTTGGTTTCTCTGGCAATAACGGGATTCCTTCGCTGGATCTCACTACCGTCAGTGAGGGCGTTGCGGTGGACTCACAGCTGATTTACCTGTTGTCGGCGGATACGGAAACCACGATCACAGAAGGCTCAATACCCGATACGTTTGAGTTGTCTGCGATCAGCTGTACGGGGCTCGGCAGCGGCGGTACCGCCAGTGTCGACCTGAGCGGCGGTAGCGTCACACTCGACGCTGCCGCGATCGCCCCCAATACCGATATTGTCTGCACCTTCACCAATACCCGCCTGGCCACCGACCTGGCGGTGACCAAAACCGCACCGGTAGATACCGTGCAGACCGGGGATCAGGTGACCTACACCCTGACGGTGGACAATCTCGGCCCCAATGACACCACCAACGCGGTACTTACCGACACGCCGGACAATAATCAGAACTGTGCAGCCCCCGATAGCGTCACCTGTAGCGCCAGCGGCGGCGCGCAGTGCCCTGCGCCGCCGATTGATGTCAATGCGCTGCTCGGCAGCGGTGTAATCATTCCGTCACTGCCTGCCAACAGCGAAGTCATCTTTACGGTGGTATGTGATGTCACCGGAACCGGTAATCCTTAG
- a CDS encoding TonB-dependent receptor produces the protein MQGKYNHKLLSIAVCSAVYGLLPGNAVAQDAAQEKIAPESVEEVVVYGDIRATLQSAQAIKRDADTVKDVITASDIGALPDKSVTEALQRVPGVSIERFAASDDPNHYADEGTGVLVRGLDRVRSEINGRDSFSANPNGGLNFEDISPELLGAVEVVKNQTADMIAGGIAGTVNLVTRKPFDADGRMVAGTVKSNYGDFREEATPTSSGLFSDVWETDAGDFGVLVSASHSELATRGDGIGVANYYSRGDSHIHVGAGWDPSVVAGTAPDSPVEGPVAFDGQPEGSVYYTPGQYSLRSAENDRERTGFASSFQWRSPDDSVITTLEYVRSDASLEWRENVIGPQAQGFEQVQWFDSRVLTDVPAGMEPTWDESNRFTSGVLSFGANMPMHLSSRYNETETSVEDLSFNVNWQATDRLNVALDVQRVDSNEEMINNGINARAQHTVSDVYLDLSGSRPSIEFLNERLFTPDYTPNWDGDRPDVFLATALDTATDSDASMNAVKLDLDYELGDGWARTLSGGVYSSDKDLTVRDSEYSNWGAVNTPWNTALSMNGDYNAISDEFERQNWGGFYQGGILEGRNDFLMIDMASAKDFANFMRRACEEGFNTAPYGETNIGGASDVGQSNPDCYQAMEDMAGRVAPGSPFAPHDITSTNEKRAEAYVRFDFADDELDTPYRGNFGLRYVSYQLESTGYTVMPNVSGEGAEFLSENLQAFADGMGAVSTVDGTDYTTVLPSFNLALNLREDVVMRFGASESLYFPNLRDTRNSRIVNLSYNVETDGEGGPATGIVPGSVQINGTSRNPFLEPEEALNIDLSTEWYFSDTGALALALFRKDIDNLFRERPFLQEVTNPRTGVTESVSFNGPANDGSGSIQGFEVSYSQFFDNLPGAWSGLGVQMNYTYIDQNDLNDPMSDAQLGAVRFDTTGAPISDGRNSFRAFTDLPLPGYSDESYNIVGMYEYEDLSMRLAYNWRSEYLVTRRDSNEFAPVYAKAAGFLDGSAYYHLTDNIQVGLEASNILNTETRTELQLDQQGTRTDSLNFITDRRYALSLRAKF, from the coding sequence ATGCAAGGAAAATACAATCACAAGCTGCTCAGTATTGCGGTCTGCAGTGCCGTTTATGGCCTGCTGCCGGGCAATGCCGTTGCCCAGGACGCCGCGCAAGAAAAGATTGCGCCAGAGTCCGTGGAAGAAGTCGTCGTATATGGGGATATCCGCGCGACATTACAGTCTGCCCAGGCGATCAAGCGCGATGCGGATACCGTAAAAGATGTGATAACCGCATCGGACATTGGCGCGCTGCCGGACAAGTCCGTCACCGAGGCCCTGCAGCGGGTGCCCGGTGTCAGTATCGAGCGTTTCGCCGCGTCCGATGATCCCAACCACTATGCCGATGAAGGTACCGGCGTGCTGGTGCGCGGCCTGGATCGCGTGCGCAGTGAAATCAACGGCCGCGATTCCTTCAGTGCCAATCCCAATGGCGGACTCAATTTCGAGGATATTTCCCCGGAGCTGCTGGGCGCGGTAGAGGTGGTCAAAAACCAGACCGCAGACATGATTGCCGGCGGCATTGCCGGTACCGTGAACCTGGTGACCCGCAAACCCTTCGACGCTGACGGTCGCATGGTTGCCGGTACCGTAAAGAGCAACTACGGCGACTTCCGCGAAGAAGCGACACCCACCAGCTCCGGTCTGTTCAGTGATGTGTGGGAAACCGATGCCGGGGATTTTGGCGTGCTGGTTTCCGCGTCCCATTCTGAACTCGCCACCCGCGGTGATGGTATTGGTGTCGCCAACTACTATTCCCGCGGCGACTCCCATATTCACGTAGGGGCTGGTTGGGATCCCTCTGTGGTTGCCGGCACCGCGCCGGACTCCCCGGTAGAGGGCCCGGTGGCGTTTGACGGCCAGCCGGAAGGTTCTGTCTATTACACTCCTGGCCAGTACTCCCTGCGCAGTGCCGAAAACGATCGCGAGCGCACCGGGTTCGCTTCCTCGTTTCAATGGCGGAGCCCGGATGACAGCGTTATCACCACGCTGGAATACGTGCGCTCCGATGCGTCCCTGGAGTGGCGCGAGAACGTGATTGGCCCCCAGGCCCAGGGTTTTGAGCAGGTGCAGTGGTTTGATTCCCGGGTGCTTACCGATGTACCGGCGGGCATGGAACCCACCTGGGATGAAAGCAACCGCTTCACCAGCGGGGTGCTCAGCTTCGGTGCCAATATGCCCATGCACCTGTCGTCCCGCTATAACGAAACCGAAACCTCGGTGGAGGACCTGTCGTTCAACGTCAACTGGCAGGCTACCGATCGCCTGAACGTGGCTTTGGACGTGCAGCGGGTGGACTCCAATGAAGAGATGATCAACAACGGTATCAATGCCCGCGCCCAGCACACCGTGTCCGATGTCTATCTGGATTTGAGCGGCAGCCGCCCGAGTATCGAATTTCTGAATGAGCGTCTGTTCACCCCGGACTACACACCCAACTGGGATGGCGATCGCCCGGATGTGTTCCTCGCCACCGCACTGGATACCGCCACCGACTCCGATGCCAGTATGAACGCGGTCAAACTGGATCTGGATTACGAGCTGGGTGACGGCTGGGCGCGCACCCTGAGCGGCGGTGTGTACAGTTCTGACAAAGATCTTACCGTGCGGGACAGTGAATATTCCAACTGGGGCGCAGTCAACACGCCGTGGAATACTGCACTGTCCATGAACGGTGACTACAACGCGATCAGCGACGAATTCGAGCGCCAGAACTGGGGTGGTTTCTATCAGGGCGGTATTCTCGAGGGGCGCAATGATTTTCTGATGATCGACATGGCATCGGCAAAAGACTTTGCCAACTTTATGCGACGCGCCTGTGAGGAGGGATTCAATACCGCACCTTACGGGGAAACCAATATTGGTGGCGCCTCCGATGTGGGCCAGAGCAACCCTGACTGTTATCAGGCCATGGAAGATATGGCCGGCCGTGTTGCCCCCGGCAGTCCGTTTGCGCCCCACGATATTACTTCCACTAATGAAAAACGCGCGGAAGCCTATGTGCGCTTTGATTTCGCGGACGATGAACTTGACACGCCTTATCGCGGTAATTTCGGTTTGCGCTACGTCAGCTATCAGCTGGAGTCCACCGGTTACACGGTGATGCCGAATGTGAGCGGCGAAGGGGCCGAATTCCTGAGCGAAAACCTGCAGGCGTTTGCCGATGGCATGGGCGCGGTGAGCACGGTGGACGGCACCGATTACACGACCGTATTGCCCAGCTTCAACCTCGCGCTCAATCTGCGGGAAGATGTGGTCATGCGTTTCGGTGCCTCCGAGAGCCTGTATTTCCCCAACCTGCGGGATACCCGCAACTCTCGTATTGTCAACCTGAGCTACAACGTCGAGACCGACGGTGAAGGCGGTCCGGCGACGGGGATTGTTCCCGGCAGTGTGCAGATCAACGGTACTTCCCGTAACCCGTTCCTGGAACCGGAGGAGGCGCTCAATATCGACCTGTCCACGGAGTGGTATTTCTCGGATACCGGTGCGCTGGCGTTGGCGCTGTTCCGCAAGGATATCGACAATCTGTTCCGCGAGCGTCCTTTTCTGCAGGAGGTGACCAACCCGCGTACCGGTGTTACGGAGTCGGTTTCCTTCAATGGTCCGGCCAATGATGGTTCCGGTTCCATTCAGGGCTTCGAGGTTTCCTACAGTCAGTTCTTCGACAACCTGCCGGGTGCCTGGAGCGGCCTGGGGGTGCAGATGAACTACACCTACATTGACCAGAATGATCTGAACGATCCGATGAGCGATGCGCAGTTGGGGGCGGTGCGGTTTGATACCACGGGTGCGCCGATTTCCGACGGGCGCAACAGTTTCCGTGCGTTTACGGATCTGCCGCTGCCGGGCTATTCGGATGAGAGTTACAACATTGTGGGTATGTACGAGTATGAGGATCTGTCGATGCGCCTGGCGTATAACTGGCGTTCCGAGTATCTGGTGACCCGTCGCGATTCGAATGAGTTTGCGCCGGTGTATGCGAAGGCGGCGGGCTTCCTGGATGGCTCTGCGTATTATCACCTGACAGATAATATTCAGGTGGGCCTGGAGGCAAGCAATATCCTGAATACGGAAACCCGCACGGAGCTGCAATTGGATCAGCAGGGTACCCGCACGGATTCCCTGAACTTTATTACCGATCGCCGCTATGCCTTGAGCCTGCGCGCGAAGTTCTAA
- a CDS encoding SMP-30/gluconolactonase/LRE family protein, translated as MIKTTLALALLLATGSLYTTASTKNPDTRDWMPEGSFTDGVEGPAIGPDGNLYAVNFSHQGTIGKISAKKAGEVWLQLPEGSTGNSLRFHNNRLYVADYTGHNILVIDPDSRKIQRTLHNPQMHQPNDIAIADNGTLYASDPDWNNNSGQLWRVSPEGIFTLLEKDMGTTNGIELSPDGKKLYLNESVQRRVWVYDVLDNGDVTNKKLLMAFEDFGLDGMQTDSTGNLYITRYGAGVVLKVSPAGKILRTIQLKGQHPTNIALSADGQSAFVTMQKRGAIERFFIRSK; from the coding sequence ATGATTAAAACAACGCTCGCACTCGCGCTATTGCTCGCCACTGGCTCGCTGTACACAACGGCATCGACCAAAAATCCCGACACCCGGGACTGGATGCCGGAAGGCAGCTTCACCGATGGTGTTGAAGGTCCGGCTATAGGCCCCGACGGCAACCTCTATGCGGTCAATTTTTCCCACCAGGGTACGATCGGAAAAATCTCGGCAAAAAAAGCGGGGGAGGTATGGCTACAGCTGCCCGAAGGCAGTACTGGCAACAGTCTGCGTTTTCATAACAACCGTCTCTATGTAGCGGACTACACCGGCCATAATATTCTGGTGATAGACCCGGACAGCCGGAAAATCCAGCGCACACTGCACAACCCGCAGATGCACCAGCCCAATGATATTGCTATTGCCGACAACGGCACCCTCTATGCCAGTGACCCCGACTGGAACAACAACAGCGGCCAGCTCTGGCGGGTTAGCCCGGAAGGTATTTTTACTCTGCTGGAAAAAGATATGGGTACGACCAACGGGATCGAACTGAGCCCGGATGGTAAAAAGCTGTACCTGAATGAGAGCGTCCAGCGGCGGGTATGGGTCTACGATGTTCTGGACAACGGCGACGTGACCAATAAAAAACTGCTGATGGCGTTTGAAGACTTCGGTCTCGATGGCATGCAGACCGACAGCACCGGCAACCTGTATATCACCCGCTATGGTGCCGGTGTGGTTTTGAAAGTTTCTCCCGCGGGCAAGATCCTGAGAACCATTCAGCTCAAGGGGCAGCATCCAACGAATATTGCGCTCAGTGCCGATGGTCAGTCTGCTTTTGTGACCATGCAGAAGCGTGGTGCTATTGAGCGGTTCTTTATTCGCTCCAAATAA
- a CDS encoding beta-N-acetylhexosaminidase: MIKNTLTGLLALACLPLAKAETANHAPHDPRIPALIPYPQQVELQVGLERNQSSALRLDQSTRLCFTIPPTPRVSAASARFRERLVRQQDIQLDAATDCSTLTDDSALTRLVLTVENTADDHDETTLAALDTKRESYHLRINTDGVQVSAKNEPGLLHGLQTLSQLIGISDSKPGYSELPALKILDYPRFRWRGLMLDSARHFFSVDTIKRQLDGMAASKLNVFHWHLTDDQGWRLESKAYPRLHETAPGGDYYSREQVREIVRYARDRGIVVVPEIDMPGHASAIAHAYPELISAPGPYPPEDRWGVHKPLLNPADPAVYEFAEKILAEVADLFPFEYVHIGGDEVDPAQWLNNPQIREYMNQHQLTDSRALHNDFNHRLAEILARHGRKMIGWDEILHPGLAPSAAVQSWRGPDALGDIARAGHFGILSTGFYLDQPQYAGYHYRNNILPRPTDVTAPRAGAQWQTWAFSAPRKRGSAVSGHFTLIKPETGPARGIMVFAGKRPQPLNNVSQIGPYTTFSLDTWMGPLTARLQLQKNTLEGEFLVGNAPYHPSGHLLASSANEDTAPTFTDTDTPLTSAQADRILGGEVALWSEMVTEQNIDVKLWPRAFAVAERLWSNGELRNEDFLYRRLHTISDWTQTATGLQHRQQQSAALEQLFPDPLLPQARELAAVLEPAHYYHRHHEKSASETYSRRDPLDRLADSLPAESVALGPLRLFAGQSKLPGNEITDETHPALESSLMQLWKSHRAASTILQSRNTVPAEVTSIAKLAQQQSELAFLVVERYLDTTPFSPTEEVALRNRLQPLKGIHHEMILPAVPALERLLDHLQHSSADRSNTGSGTGSKSAARAIPQGKEHEHD, from the coding sequence GTGATAAAGAATACGCTGACGGGCCTGCTCGCACTTGCCTGTCTACCACTGGCAAAAGCAGAAACCGCTAATCACGCACCACACGATCCGCGTATCCCGGCACTCATACCCTATCCACAGCAGGTCGAACTACAGGTCGGACTGGAGCGCAATCAGTCATCGGCGCTGCGACTGGACCAAAGCACCCGGCTTTGTTTCACCATACCGCCCACGCCGCGTGTAAGCGCCGCCAGCGCGCGATTCCGGGAACGCCTGGTGCGACAGCAGGATATCCAGCTGGACGCCGCCACAGACTGCTCAACGCTGACTGACGACAGCGCACTCACTCGACTGGTGCTGACGGTAGAAAATACCGCAGATGACCACGATGAAACCACCCTTGCCGCATTGGACACAAAGCGCGAATCCTATCACCTGCGAATCAATACTGACGGGGTTCAAGTCAGCGCAAAAAATGAACCGGGCCTGCTACACGGGTTGCAGACACTGTCACAGCTGATTGGTATCTCCGATAGTAAACCGGGCTATAGCGAACTACCGGCGCTGAAAATCCTCGACTACCCTCGATTTCGCTGGCGCGGGTTAATGCTCGATTCTGCGCGTCACTTTTTTTCTGTGGACACCATCAAGCGTCAACTCGATGGCATGGCAGCGTCAAAGCTCAATGTATTCCACTGGCATCTCACCGATGACCAGGGCTGGCGACTGGAAAGCAAGGCTTATCCGCGCCTGCACGAAACGGCACCGGGTGGCGATTATTATTCTCGTGAACAGGTACGGGAGATTGTCCGCTATGCCCGTGACCGCGGGATCGTAGTGGTGCCGGAAATCGATATGCCAGGGCACGCCAGTGCAATCGCCCATGCCTATCCGGAACTGATATCGGCGCCAGGCCCTTACCCGCCGGAAGATCGCTGGGGCGTACACAAGCCGCTATTGAATCCCGCCGATCCGGCGGTGTATGAATTTGCGGAAAAAATTCTTGCGGAAGTAGCGGACCTGTTTCCGTTTGAATACGTGCATATCGGTGGTGATGAAGTCGATCCGGCGCAGTGGCTGAACAATCCACAGATCCGCGAGTATATGAACCAGCACCAGCTCACCGACAGCCGCGCGCTACACAATGATTTCAATCACCGCCTGGCAGAAATCCTCGCCCGTCACGGCCGCAAAATGATCGGCTGGGACGAAATATTGCATCCCGGGCTTGCGCCCAGCGCAGCAGTACAGTCCTGGCGCGGCCCCGACGCCCTCGGCGATATTGCCCGCGCCGGCCACTTCGGAATCCTATCCACCGGATTTTACCTGGATCAGCCCCAGTACGCCGGCTATCACTATCGCAACAATATCCTGCCACGGCCAACAGATGTCACAGCCCCAAGAGCGGGAGCGCAATGGCAGACCTGGGCATTTTCCGCCCCGCGCAAACGTGGCAGTGCGGTCAGTGGACACTTCACCCTGATCAAGCCGGAAACCGGCCCCGCACGCGGCATCATGGTATTTGCCGGCAAACGCCCGCAGCCACTGAACAACGTATCGCAAATAGGCCCCTATACCACATTCAGTCTCGATACCTGGATGGGGCCGCTCACCGCACGGCTACAGTTACAGAAGAACACGCTTGAAGGCGAGTTCCTGGTGGGGAACGCACCTTACCACCCCAGCGGCCACCTGCTCGCCAGTAGCGCCAACGAAGACACAGCCCCCACATTTACCGACACAGATACGCCGCTGACTTCCGCACAGGCGGACCGAATCCTCGGCGGCGAAGTGGCACTATGGTCAGAGATGGTGACCGAGCAAAATATCGACGTAAAACTGTGGCCACGCGCATTTGCAGTAGCAGAGCGGCTGTGGTCCAACGGAGAATTGCGCAACGAGGATTTCCTTTACCGACGTCTGCATACCATCAGTGACTGGACGCAAACGGCCACCGGCCTGCAACACCGGCAACAACAATCCGCCGCATTGGAACAGCTCTTCCCCGACCCACTACTGCCGCAGGCACGGGAGCTCGCCGCCGTTCTGGAACCGGCACACTATTACCATCGCCACCACGAAAAGTCCGCAAGTGAAACCTACTCCCGCCGCGATCCACTGGATCGCCTTGCGGACAGCCTGCCGGCGGAGAGTGTCGCCCTGGGGCCGCTACGTCTGTTTGCGGGACAATCGAAACTACCGGGCAACGAGATAACCGATGAAACGCACCCGGCGCTGGAAAGCAGCCTGATGCAACTGTGGAAAAGTCATCGGGCAGCAAGCACGATTTTGCAGTCCCGCAATACGGTGCCGGCGGAAGTCACCAGCATCGCCAAACTCGCTCAACAGCAATCCGAGCTCGCCTTCCTGGTGGTCGAGCGCTATCTGGATACGACGCCGTTTTCTCCCACCGAGGAAGTCGCCTTGCGCAACCGCCTGCAACCACTCAAAGGAATACACCACGAAATGATACTACCCGCCGTTCCCGCGCTCGAACGGTTACTGGATCATCTGCAGCACTCCTCTGCCGATAGATCAAATACCGGTTCAGGCACCGGTTCAAAGTCTGCTGCGAGAGCAATCCCACAAGGAAAGGAACACGAACATGATTAA